In the Uranotaenia lowii strain MFRU-FL chromosome 1, ASM2978415v1, whole genome shotgun sequence genome, gtgttcaaaaaaattataaaaattctgagttttgcaccagatgtacattgaaacataaagaaccgttaggtatacttaactcaaaactgatgattttggcacttgcacccctctgatcctgagggcctctATTCAGAAGGAAGGTTAATGAAAAtcaaaggactgaagcaacggtcaaatcacatacaaaagGATCGTCTGACTTTTTGAAACCAGAACGTCagtttccctttgatttcaatggcacGTCAGTGCGGTgctgaaatgtcagttcggaattttcttctctttcagTCCCTTGATGAAAATAAGAGCGATTCAACTTACTAggcaagaaaaacaaaaattaaattaaatgaagGTCCAACATGAAGTTATGGAACCAACAGTAGCTATCAAAGTTCATTGTTTTCAAACCTAACAACGCTTCCTAACCTTGCCCTGATACTTGGCGGTTCTTACCaaggttttgtattttgaattattcattTCATAGATCAAAATGTTGACCCATCTATTATTTACTAACCAAAAAAAGCCGTTGCTCAACAGGTTCTCTAATATGCGACAATTATCACACCCTCAACAATTCTCCATCCTGTTGATGGGTTTCTAGTTTTCTAATATTTTAGTTGCCATCGTTCCAGTAGCTGAACAGATGCTTCCACTATTCACGGAGGGAGGCCCATAAAATTATCACGTCTCAATCTGCTAGCGTCGtcgttgattgaaaaaaaaaaaaaaacaacggtaaaaactactgaaaacagctgatcaactcCGTTACTAAACCTTGACTTTGGCATTCTCTAGGGTCATCGTCAAGCGGCTTGAGAATTACCTTTAGGTACATGAATGACTAGCGATCAGATCTCCGTTTATGTTGAGTCGGTTCGGAAACGGATCGCTATCAGCAATAATTGATCTTCCGCGCTGGTTCAGCGACCTGCTGACTGTTTTCTACTATGTATAGACACACGTTCAATATTTCGTTCAATATGTATGGAACCTACCTGTACTTGGCGAAGTTGGTCCACATTCGAGTCATCTTGGTCATCGTCTGCAGCTCAGTGGACTCGTTATCTAGCCGGATGTTGAGCACCCCAAAGTGGAATAGGTAACCCAGCTCGTCTCCGTGACACGCACCGGGCCAATCGATACCCAATATCCGCTTGTAAATACCGAGTGATCCGTCATACGCGAACCGATACATCCAGGTCGAGTGCTGGCCATCGTGGGTGGCATGCAGCCGGGCCAAATCGGAAATGCCATGCAGAAACATCACATCCGTCATTAGCTGTTGAGAAGAATTGATACAGGACAACTTTTTATCTGAGAAACGTAAAACTGTTTTGACTAGCGATAACTTACGTCCATCATGTTCTGAATCGAGTTGTTGCTGACGCGATCGTCATTGAGGTAGAAGCTACGAATTCTCCTGGCTAGTGCTGCTCCCTCGTCCGTATCTCGGTCCACTTCCAGATTCGTCGGCAAAAGCCGCTCGAAGTCCCGATCAATGTTTTGCAGCAAGTTTGGATCCTTCCGTACCccttaaaatattgaaagatttagattgcaacaaaaaaaGATGGTATGAAAACACCATGTCTCGGGATATTTTGCTACCAGCTATGAACGGATAAGCTATTAATATTTTGGTTTTTAGGTCTTGccttgaaaaatgattttaaagacATACATATTGAATATCTGGATAAGACTTTAGTAAATTAGTAAATCCTTAATCTCATTTTggatattgtttttcaatgtacTTCCTGTATTCTgttcatattttatttgtctTTTGAGTGATCCCATGATATAGAAATAATTTATATCGAATTTATTTAGCAACATTCTATAAATAACATATAAGGTACAATAaggtttttagttaaaaaatgtgattattCATTCTGAAAGCCTTTTCTTCTGAATTATAGCTCTATCctttttgagttatttattttaccTTTATTCTGTCTcgaaattttgaacctttttttgaaatttgattgacCTTGATGAACAATCGTAAGATTTGGCATGCTTCATGctgttttataaattaaatatcTGTTTTGCTCAATTCTctcagagcaagttcactggtgttgggaaaaagtggtagaaatttttacattttgaaaattctaccatgcaaaaatgttttcaagatcttagggcgttgtatttttttacaacactgtttctatttcagccgtatgtgatagaaatattgctatttttgcatcacagcatgcgaaaatacaacacgtatagtaaaaaaaatagaaggccacagatcttgaaaatgtttttgcatggcaaaattttcaaaatgtgccataAGTGTCAAaacttctaccacttttttccaacaccagtgaacttgctctcaagttttcaaaatactaaaaaatcaaaaggTTGTGTTGTGTGTTCCAAATGTCGCAATATTTTGTCACGGTTTTTTAGATATTATATCAGTAGGCTAAATCCTTTATTCATAGACATTTTTCTAGTACCTACgtattaaattttagatttcttttACTGACTAtgtaaaaatttggaataatccTTGCAAGTTTAATTGcctacatgcaaaaaaaaaagttatttaacaaATATGTTAAGATGTTCTGaatttcacgtttttttttccttttttttttttaaagacagaCACCGTCTAAGCTAgactttacagactgaataaacctGAAGTAGTGAGTTTTATTGTTTGTTATTGTTCAATATCCTGTGAATAGTCTAACAAAACATTTATCGAcgcaaacattttaattttaaaaagtaattcGATCAAACAAATAGCCGCAAATACACGCATTCTAATGTGTGATTTATATAGAATCAGTAGCTGACTTTCAAAGCTTTGTATTAATTTGACACTGAAACTAACTTCtttgttgtagaattttttttctcacggTAGATTTTTTATAGCCAAATGTGCCGGCCGGCCAGAtcccaaaattgtaaaatagcTCTTTTTATTATAAACATCAGTATTGTTTacttttatgttaaaaaatgttctcAAACTTTCAGTAGAGCGCGTTTTGGGGCTAGGGATCGCCACATGATTGGTTTGGACCATGTAGATCAAAAGAATATGTACTGTCTGCTCATTGAAATACGAAGTAATACTGAGAAACTGAGAATATCGATTGGCATTTTAAGATTAAACAcaacacttttatttttatttgtaccTGTCACTGTATAttagactgaatcgatttggagtcattttggaattttccaaaccctgggatctaaaaagcttcaatgtaatttaaaattcatccattattttttgcagaatttttaagtaacgtttacatgaataaatttgaacttttaggtttgtatggaaaagttgtatattttcttctgaaaaatcaacagcattttggtttcttctgtgggttaaagcctgcttatggtttatGTACCAacttataaaatcttaaaaggaacatgaaaaaagtcaaacaaTATCTCGCTAGGCACCAAGcaatgatgtcaattgaattaattgtttttcaattccaaaagacatacccctattaaacaactaataacttttctgcgcaataagatacgaagttatggtctttGAAAAAGTTGTCAGCGAAAAATATCCTcgtcgactcagtctagtgtataTAGCACACCCGTGTTCACCAGAATACcaagtttcatacattttagCCCAGTCTCTTTTCAGAATCAGAACTTTGAAGTAGAATTCATAATTGAGATGGAATGtttgattagaaaaaataatcattttcacatttactctctggagccaccacacCGTAGGTAGAAATAGTACTCAATTAATTACATATCTTTTGGTTCTGTTTCTACCCCCCATTATGTATTCAATTCATACAAACACAAGTGCGAAAAATTTCCGAGAAGCCAACCTAAAATGCAACATGCACAACGGAACTATGTCACCGGGTCGGTCGTCCGGGTGTCAATATCACCTTCAATTCGATACCCAAACGTCAATATTGTGATACCTACTTCGCAGGAACagcatggcttcgtgtgaattGAAACCGACAATCAGCGGCACCCGGTTGTAGTTGCCTCGTTTCATGATCTCAAGTGGTTCTTCGGCTAGGAAAGGTGCCTCCTCGGACGCATCCTCACCGCTCCAGTTTTCGATCGATGGCACAAACGGTAATCCGATGCTCTTCTTGATGTCTTCTGCGGTAATGGTTTTCATGGCCGCATCCATGATCTTCTGGGCGCTGGTTTTTCGTAGACAGCCTAGCAGCTCCTCGGTGCTGTTATTTACCTGACAACCGAGAAGCCCTCCCAGCCGGAACGCCCGCTCTTTGGAAGTTCTAGTAATGGCCCACGGATTGAGAGCTGTTCCACTTTGAGCGATAGCTTTGTGGAACAATCCTTTGGCCATCGGTGACATCATCAGCATGTGCACCGAAACAGACCCTGCTGATTGACCAAAGATTGTCACATCTTTCGGATTACCACCAAAGGCGGCAATATTATCCCGAACCCACTTCAAGGCCAGGACTTGGTCTTTGAGACCCGAATTTCCAGGAGCATCCTGGCCGGTTCCTAGGAATCCCAGGGGCCCAAGCCGATAGTTGAAGGTAACGAGAATAACACCCTCCGGCACCAAATAATCTGGTCCGTACAGGAAAGCATTACCCGATCCGAAAGAGAAAGCTCCCCCATGGATCCACACCATTACAGGAAAACTCGGATTGCTGAAATCAAACTTGCTCCTAAATGCTAAATTCAATTGGTAACAGATTTCAAACTTACTAGTCCCCTATTGGCAGATCCGGTGTATACACATTTATGAACAGACAATCTTCGCTTCCCTTGAAATTATCCAAGATCATGCTCCTGTGAGGGCAAACGGATCCCTCCCGGAGAGCGCTCTTTATTCCCTTCCACGGCAGCTCCGGAAGTGGTGCTTTGAAGCGCAACTGCCCCACCGGAGCCTGCGCATATCGAATTCCCTTGAAGGCGTAAATTTCTCCCCGGCCACCACCCTTTACCCGCTGCATCCGACCCTCCAGGGCACCCATCCGAGTGGCCACTATGATCCGGGATTCTTTTTGCTGCAAGGGGATAgggatatttttccatttttggatTGCCTGAAAACGCTTTTATCGCTTACCCGGAACGAGTTGACCACCTCACGCACGAAACCCATCGTCGTCTGGGGGATGATGCGGACCAATGAATTGATGGAATCTGACTCCCGGGCAATGCCGGCGAACGTCTTCCATGCTACCGTTTCCTGCAAAAAATGATGGATAGAGGGAACTCAGGTTTATACTAATGACAAAGTAATTGGATTTGAAAAAGCCAATTGCCCGTGaaagatttaataaaaaagttaaagtagTGTTACTTTAATTGACCCGATTATTCAAAGCCTATCCTctgaaaaaaagctaaaattccACGTGCTATCCATTTGCATAGTACATCTTTATAAAATCTAATACCTAGGAATTTGAGAcacaaaagaagaaaattgtTAAGAGTGGGTAGATTTGTTAATGCAATTGATGGTAAAAAACTTGATCTTCAAAATAGAATCCAAACTTTATTCTCAAaccttaagaaataaaaattatgaaaataatacatGAACTTCATGACAACAATATGCAAATCATCTCAGTCAAACAATCCATAGCTAAAAATTTctatagttatttttcaaccatcgGCAAAAATGTGGCATTCAATCATCTTGAATAGTAATGATACAATTAACAAGTATTATACTGTATCCACATTTTTTCTCTCATCTacagttgaaataaaaatatcttccctcattaaatttttttgcaatcaCACTAGTCCAGGTCATGACAAATATTAGTGTCTACCTATGTCCTAAAATCCGTCAGTGACATCATAAGTCCTGTTTTatctgatatttttaatttttgctgtgaACGTAGTATTGATCTTAGTAGTCTCAAAATAGCAAAAAGTAACAGAGGTCTCAAAACTCGCttcgtttaactttttaaacaaatttttcattttttgagtttagtttaaagaaaaattctttaaatcatATTGTTTCAAGAGATAGATCTTtgccatcttttttttatattgaataatCTGAATCTATTCAAAATTTCCCTTTATTTTTCGTAcataatgaaaatcaaaaatatcataattctggagtttttttttatactttataacctcaaaaataaagaataacatcaaggtgttttttttccgtctgccaaaatcaaatttggaaaattttgaaattctagtggaaaaaatcaattatttaccGGAAAATCGTTTCCAATTGCCTCACATCAAGTTTCACTAGGATTCGCGGCTTCAGAAGATCCGAAAGGATAGCAAACGGGATAATGATGGAGCTATCTACAAGAACAGCTGTTGGCCGTTCGGCAGGAGGTACATGGAAAATAGGAGTACAAGGAGGtcagagtttaaaattttcgaggatgcaaagctaagtattcagttcttcttttatttattttattaaattttgaaaatactacTGAGCGACTTTCAAATAAGTTTCAATGCATGCTGATtaaggtggcccaaaattgcacAATGTTTGGAATTCTGAGGGCTCAACCTTCAAAAGATTACTtagggtattaaaaaaaaacttttatatagCGGccactcagaaaaatgatgtttagaggtcgcagcggtacgatttttgaaaaaagttcatttttgctataaaaaatctcagatcttgaaaaagaatCAACATGTGtctcttatatttttaaatttcgttttaatgaaagatttgatttgaaaataagttgGGAATATTTTGGACTCccagtatgtatgtatgattttttaaattatacatcTTTATCACTTattgtaaacaatttttttacaatccaCAAACATGTGTATTATAGATGAAAGTTTTCAATCAACAACGAATTCGAAAGATGCGTGATGTTATGAAGTGCATTTTGGTTTTTGGGTTTTCTCACTTTCATTTTCCCTTAAGACCAGACTTATGATGATTTTCTGACTATCCGATTTTGTGAATTGTTAACTTGTGATTTTTGCCtagcaaattttttgattttttattgctgAAAAATTTTGCCCTTCCTGAAAAAGGTTGAAGTTGtctccaaaaattttaaatctttgatattCCGGTAGACTTGGTCATTGCAACGTGGAATAAAGTCGCATTTGTTGTGGTTTGGCCGAGGAGATTTTGTACTCATTTGTAATCCtgcctttttttttgaaatatttacttatgtacataatcaaatttattgaaaagtagGTTAGTTTCCGTGAAAAGAACtatttgaaaatggtttaaaaaaatgtttaagttaATACTGAACTTTATACTTTCTCAAAACGTATCTTTTGCAAAAAACCATAGAAACGACCAGAATAGAGGAAAATAGATAGAAGAACAAATATCATTTATGTGTCTTTGACGATGATATTCGGTTTTAAATCCGTAAATATTAATAGGTGTTGATTCAGATGGATCAAATAATAGATCGGTTAGCATTAGAAAATCACGGAagtctaaaataaaaattcaaaatgggtATTAATTTTCAACGTTAAATTTGTGCATCACGACTAGTAATTCTcatatgaaatttcattttcggtaTTTATGCATTAAAAACGATACAAATATCAgcttatttcaaatattatgcATTTATTGCTTTTGTTTTAAAccgtgagaaaaaaaacatcagttttCAAGGAAACTTAGTAGCTTTAGGACTTAGGAGCGCAGGTTTTAATAAAGTGGTTCATCACTTACCAAGGTGATTTCCAAGCCACATTACCCTTACCCCCTTAACattcagcgtgagatttgtgggGGGATGGCGTGCAGCCGGcctccgcaaaacaaatcatcataTGTGCTTCACTTCCTTCCCCTctatcgactacacggacttggccggcgtcgttattggtttaCACTAAAGTCTGAAATTCTCAaaactgtacagtgagattgtgttgCTTGATCCTAGCAATCTT is a window encoding:
- the LOC129737830 gene encoding juvenile hormone esterase, with the protein product MSVIMKLLIFSLLTIGAQSSYGLPPSTLGDALASAGQLSNRLKETVAWKTFAGIARESDSINSLVRIIPQTTMGFVREVVNSFRQKESRIIVATRMGALEGRMQRVKGGGRGEIYAFKGIRYAQAPVGQLRFKAPLPELPWKGIKSALREGSVCPHRSMILDNFKGSEDCLFINVYTPDLPIGDYNPSFPVMVWIHGGAFSFGSGNAFLYGPDYLVPEGVILVTFNYRLGPLGFLGTGQDAPGNSGLKDQVLALKWVRDNIAAFGGNPKDVTIFGQSAGSVSVHMLMMSPMAKGLFHKAIAQSGTALNPWAITRTSKERAFRLGGLLGCQVNNSTEELLGCLRKTSAQKIMDAAMKTITAEDIKKSIGLPFVPSIENWSGEDASEEAPFLAEEPLEIMKRGNYNRVPLIVGFNSHEAMLFLRRVRKDPNLLQNIDRDFERLLPTNLEVDRDTDEGAALARRIRSFYLNDDRVSNNSIQNMMDLMTDVMFLHGISDLARLHATHDGQHSTWMYRFAYDGSLGIYKRILGIDWPGACHGDELGYLFHFGVLNIRLDNESTELQTMTKMTRMWTNFAKYSNPTPYGTDDPILGIRWPNVIPNTMAELPYLEITANLTARVNPESERLRFWDQTYAKYNGNIL